In Candidatus Zixiibacteriota bacterium, the DNA window CTCGCATTCGGCGTCTTGGGGAGCGGTGCCATGGCGCAAGAGCGGGCTGAGGGAAGCGCGCCTTTTGGTATGCCCGGTCCTCCGCCGCAAATGAAAGAAGTAGCCTATCTTGTAGGTGAATGGGATGTTGATATGAGAATGAAAATGTCCGATACGGCTACGGAGTTCACCCCGACCAAAAGCACCTGCCGTTATGAAAGCATACTTGACGGTTCGGCATTGCAGATGACTTACGAGGGGGAAATGATGGGAATGATGTTTAAGGGGTTTGGACTTCAATGTTTCAATCGCGAAACGAATAAGTGGCAAATGACCTGGAGCGACAATATCGGCGCCTGTATTTCATTTTATGAAGGGGAAAAGAAGGACGGCGTTCTCTCTGTGAGCGGGATTGACCGCTATCAGGGAATGGAATTTTTGACCAGAATCTCCTCTTTCAACGAGACTCCGACCCGTTTCGAGTGGAAAATGGAGATGTCCATGGATGGCGGTAAAACTTTTGTGACCAACGCCACGGCGGTCTATACCAAGAAAAAATAAGGTCCATACTTAAGCAGTCCATTCTTTTCATGGGCTGTCATGCCGAAAGATTGTGGGATGACAGCCTTTTTTTGTCTCTCCAGATAAGATAAATCGCTTGCCATTTGGGAGAATTGGTGATATTTTCTCTCGGTGCGTATGAATAACAAATTTACGGCAGTATTTACGGCGATACCGATACTGATTTCTTAGGCATTCCATTTTTTCCTGATTAATTTATATGGAGGTTTTGATGAAGTGTAAGCTGATTTTGACAGCAGTCATTGCCGGGGCAATTCTTATGCTCCTGCCGGTCGTCATAGTGGCGGAAGAACAGGCAAAAGGGGAAGAAGCCGGTTGCGCTCAGGTGACCAGTATGGAGCGTCCCCGAGTGGTGGGCATAAGAGAATTTCACGATGTAATGGCGCCGGTTTGGCATTCGCTGCTTCCTGACGGCGATTATAAGGCGGTTCGCGAGAAGGTTCCGGAGTTCAAGAAAAGCATGGAGCTCCTGTTGGCGAGCGAGGTACCGGAATATTATATGCATGTAAAAGATGAGTTTACGGCGCGGCGTTTAGCGTTGGCCAAGGCCGTGGCGCATCTGGACACCGTCGCTATGGGAGATAACAACGACCATCTGGCGGTGGCGGTTGAAGAGATGCATACGGCATTCGAGCAGATGGCGCGCGTTCTGGCGCCGCGCATGCGTGAAATCGATAAATTCCATCTGGTTTTATACCCCCTTTGGCATCAGGCGCTCCCCAAATCCGACTTCGCCGCCATCAAGGCTTCCCTCCCGCTTCTGCAGGCTAAAATGGACACTCTAATGAACGCCCCGATACCGGAGCAGTTCAAAGAGCGGGAAGCCATAATTATCGAGACGAGGGCGGAACTGAAAAAATCTGTTGATGAGCTCGACCTGGTCTGCAAAGAAGGAAAAGATGACCAGATTGCCGACAAGTTGACTGTGATGCATGAGTCATTCCGCGCATTGGATGGCGCCTTCGAATGAGTCGGTCGAAGTTTTCTTTGAGTTTTCGACTGCGAGAGTCTTTAGTAAATAAGTTGAGGGCGGATTAAATTCCGCCCTTACTTTTTATTCCCATATTTTCTTTCCATTAGTTTCTAAATCATCCTATATTGTTTTCTGTTAGACGTTTTCATTGGAACAAGCGGTTGTCGCAGGCTGTTTTTCGCCAAAACGGCAAATAAAGACAAAGCCCCTGCGTAATTTTGCAGAGTAAACGACAGATATATTGAAATGAGTTATTTGAAAACTTCTTCATCCGGGCATATCGAATTGACCGCCGGCAGTATTGCCGACGGTGCTGTCGCTGTCTCCCGACGCAGTCTACTGGCAATAATTAAGAATCTGTTCCAGCTCACCAAACCTTCCATCATGCTCCTGGTTCTCATTACCGGCGCCGGGGCGCTGGTAATCGAGGGAAGTATGATGAAAAAGCCGCTGCAATTTTTCCTCTTCATGATAGGGCTTTATCTAACCGGCGGCTCCGCCAACGCCTTGAATCAATATTTCGAGCGGGAAATTGACGGCAAGATGAGGCGCACCCGTCATCGGCGTCCCCTTCCGACGGGAAGACTCTCCGCCGCTGAAGCATTGTTCTTTACGGTTGCCATCGGCGCCGGCGGTGTTGTTATTCTCGGGCTCTGTTTCAACTGGCTGACCGCCGTGCTCTCGCTCGCGACAATTTTATTCTATTCACTCTTTTATACTCTCTGGCTTAAGCCGCACACGGCGCAGAATATCGTGATTGGCGGTATTGCCGGAGCGATGGCTCCGGTCGGCGCCTGGACTGCCGCCACAGGCTCCTTGGCGGTGTACCCCTGGATTCTATTTTTGATAATATTTCTCTGGACACCGCCCCATTTCTGGGCGCTGGCGCTCTGTTTTAAAGATGATTATCGCGCCGCGGGACTGCCGATGCTTCCGCTGAAAGCGGGCGACCGC includes these proteins:
- a CDS encoding DUF1579 family protein produces the protein LAFGVLGSGAMAQERAEGSAPFGMPGPPPQMKEVAYLVGEWDVDMRMKMSDTATEFTPTKSTCRYESILDGSALQMTYEGEMMGMMFKGFGLQCFNRETNKWQMTWSDNIGACISFYEGEKKDGVLSVSGIDRYQGMEFLTRISSFNETPTRFEWKMEMSMDGGKTFVTNATAVYTKKK
- a CDS encoding heme o synthase, with the protein product MSYLKTSSSGHIELTAGSIADGAVAVSRRSLLAIIKNLFQLTKPSIMLLVLITGAGALVIEGSMMKKPLQFFLFMIGLYLTGGSANALNQYFEREIDGKMRRTRHRRPLPTGRLSAAEALFFTVAIGAGGVVILGLCFNWLTAVLSLATILFYSLFYTLWLKPHTAQNIVIGGIAGAMAPVGAWTAATGSLAVYPWILFLIIFLWTPPHFWALALCFKDDYRAAGLPMLPLKAGDRETVRQILIYSLLLAAASLLPLFYGAGLPYLGVAVAVNSVFIYRGLQARRSRRHKEYWSLFKFSLIHLFALFVALIADKYI